A single genomic interval of Zunongwangia sp. HGR-M22 harbors:
- a CDS encoding alpha/beta hydrolase family protein, which yields MKKQVIVYLLCFAASIFSNYAQENLTYQKPPKPILDLVDVPLAPGSYINSKGDLMLFLYRDQYKTIAELSEKELRLGGLRINPVTSISSRERYYNNIKIKPITNNKPTDVKGLPENPRIANLSWSPDEKKLAFTQTTDSGVELWVIDIKSATAKKLTDATLNANMGNTINWFKDSEAILAKMLPEDRKDLIDETLAVPTGPTVSVSDGKEAQNRTYQDLLKDPNDEYNFEQLARSSLFKIDLNGNQSEWMTAKMYDDISFSPDGEFVMVSHIKKPFSYLVPYYRFPTETNIYKNDASLVNMVNDVPLLEDLPQGFMSTQEGRRSLNWRADKPATLIYAMALDGGDPEVEVDHRDQVFMLEAPFKGEGKAFLKTINRYSGIMWGDNKTAIAMDYWWNTRNRKTYLIDPSTNNEDPKILFDRNYQDVYSDPGSFVTHKNNFGRYVLELDDKDAYLIGDGFSDKGQYPFIDKIDLENGKTDRLYQSTFEDKKESIVEALDMDKGKILVRIEASTEYPNYYIRNIKKKADLKQITNFNNPFKSLEDVSKEVITYQREDGLELNGTLYLPAGYDKENPEKLPMIMWAYPREYKDKNSASQNTSNANDFTYPYYGSPIYWVNRGYAVLDDAAFPIIGEGDEQPNDTFRKQLVDNAAAAIDAVDEMGYIDPNRVAVGGHSYGAFMVANLLSHSDLFAAGIARSGAYNRTLTPFGFQSEERNYWEAPEVYYTMSPFMHADKMKTPLLLIHGEADNNSGTYPMQSERYFNALKGLGATARLVMLPKESHGYSAKESVLHVLWEQDQWLEKYVKNKPKTDLKSGDEEIKD from the coding sequence ATGAAAAAACAAGTCATTGTTTATTTGCTGTGTTTTGCTGCTTCAATTTTCAGCAATTATGCGCAGGAAAACCTAACCTATCAAAAACCACCAAAACCTATTTTAGATTTAGTTGATGTACCCTTAGCACCAGGAAGCTACATAAACAGTAAAGGTGATTTAATGCTGTTTCTTTATCGCGATCAATATAAAACTATTGCAGAGCTTAGCGAGAAGGAACTACGTCTTGGTGGATTAAGAATTAACCCTGTAACCAGTATTAGTAGCCGGGAACGGTATTACAACAATATAAAAATAAAACCTATAACAAACAACAAACCTACAGATGTAAAAGGTTTACCAGAAAATCCAAGAATAGCCAATCTAAGCTGGTCACCAGACGAAAAAAAACTTGCTTTCACGCAAACAACGGATAGCGGAGTAGAGCTATGGGTTATCGATATAAAATCTGCAACAGCAAAAAAGCTTACCGATGCTACTTTAAATGCAAACATGGGAAACACCATCAATTGGTTTAAAGATAGCGAAGCAATTCTTGCAAAGATGTTGCCTGAAGATCGCAAAGATCTGATAGACGAAACACTGGCTGTACCTACAGGCCCAACAGTTAGCGTTAGTGATGGTAAAGAAGCACAAAATCGAACTTATCAAGATTTGCTTAAAGATCCTAATGATGAATATAATTTTGAACAATTAGCACGCTCCAGTTTATTCAAGATAGATCTAAATGGAAATCAATCGGAATGGATGACGGCTAAGATGTATGATGATATTAGTTTCTCTCCAGATGGCGAATTTGTTATGGTTAGCCATATAAAGAAACCATTTTCTTATCTGGTTCCTTATTATAGATTTCCTACTGAAACCAATATTTATAAGAATGATGCTAGTTTAGTAAATATGGTTAATGATGTACCTCTTTTAGAAGATTTACCACAAGGTTTCATGTCTACACAAGAAGGTCGCAGAAGCCTGAACTGGCGAGCAGATAAACCAGCAACCTTAATTTATGCCATGGCTTTAGATGGCGGTGATCCAGAAGTTGAAGTAGATCATCGTGACCAGGTTTTTATGCTAGAAGCTCCTTTTAAAGGAGAAGGAAAAGCATTCTTGAAAACGATTAATCGTTATAGCGGTATAATGTGGGGTGATAATAAAACCGCTATCGCGATGGATTACTGGTGGAATACCAGAAATAGAAAAACATATTTAATTGATCCATCAACCAACAACGAAGATCCAAAAATTCTTTTTGATAGAAATTATCAAGATGTATACAGTGATCCCGGAAGTTTTGTAACGCATAAGAATAATTTTGGAAGATATGTTTTAGAACTCGATGATAAAGATGCCTACTTAATTGGTGATGGCTTTTCTGATAAAGGGCAATATCCATTTATCGACAAAATTGATCTTGAAAATGGAAAAACTGACCGACTATACCAATCAACTTTCGAAGATAAAAAAGAGAGCATAGTTGAAGCTTTAGACATGGACAAAGGAAAAATCTTAGTACGAATTGAAGCTTCGACGGAATATCCTAATTATTACATTAGAAACATTAAAAAGAAAGCTGATTTAAAACAGATTACTAATTTCAACAATCCTTTTAAAAGTTTAGAAGATGTAAGTAAGGAGGTGATCACTTACCAACGTGAAGATGGATTAGAATTAAACGGAACCTTATATTTACCGGCAGGTTATGATAAAGAAAATCCTGAAAAACTACCAATGATCATGTGGGCCTATCCTCGTGAATACAAGGATAAAAATTCGGCTTCCCAAAACACCAGCAATGCTAACGATTTTACTTATCCCTATTACGGCTCTCCTATCTATTGGGTAAACCGTGGTTATGCAGTTTTGGATGATGCAGCATTCCCAATTATAGGTGAAGGTGACGAACAACCCAATGATACCTTTAGAAAGCAATTGGTAGATAATGCTGCTGCTGCAATAGATGCCGTAGATGAAATGGGGTATATCGATCCCAATCGCGTTGCTGTTGGTGGGCATAGCTATGGAGCTTTTATGGTGGCTAATCTTTTATCACATTCTGATCTTTTTGCCGCCGGAATTGCAAGAAGTGGTGCTTACAATAGAACTTTAACGCCTTTTGGTTTCCAAAGTGAAGAACGTAATTACTGGGAAGCTCCAGAAGTTTATTACACGATGTCACCATTTATGCATGCTGATAAAATGAAAACGCCACTTTTATTGATTCATGGAGAAGCCGATAATAACTCGGGTACCTATCCAATGCAAAGCGAGCGTTATTTTAATGCACTAAAAGGACTTGGAGCAACTGCAAGATTAGTAATGTTACCTAAGGAAAGTCATGGCTATAGCGCCAAAGAATCGGTACTACATGTGCTTTGGGAACAAGACCAGTGGTTAGAAAAATACGTAAAAAATAAACCGAAAACGGATCTAAAATCCGGTGATGAGGAAATTAAAGATTAG